TCAGCAACAATCTAAATAAGTCAGGCTTATCCTCCACCATCTTTACAGATGAAATAAAAGGCATCCATTCAGGAATAGCATCATGATCAGAATAGCACTTATAAGCAACTGAAGTCGGCACATCTACTTCCATTTTGACCCTGCAATCTTGACATTCCATGACAGGAGATATAGGTCTAAATGTGATGAGAGAAGGATAAGAGATGTTCCAGAAGGATCTAGAAATGCTGACATTGAATCGGTATGTGTTGATGAAAGAGGAGGAGGATGCACTGATTGACTTTCTTCTGGCATCAACAGGAACAATGAACTGATTGTGATTAAGATCGAGTATGGAGGAGGAGGAAGTTGCAGGGGAGGACATGTTGGTAGTTGAAGGAGGTACAGGTATGGCGACGGTGGCAAACATTTGGCGGAAAGTGGAAGACGAAAAGATGCGCATTTCATATGGCAACATCGGCACTTGATTTGTGACAAGGTAATCAAATACATGTCATAAGCAGCTGGCAAACATTATTGTACACTAGCAGAAGGCAATTAAATGTTATCATTTTGAACAGATTTTAGGATAAAggatcttttaaaagaaaaagagagaagttGATACACTGTCAAGAGAAGAACTACACGAAGGGAATC
The Capsicum annuum cultivar UCD-10X-F1 unplaced genomic scaffold, UCD10Xv1.1 ctg65613, whole genome shotgun sequence genome window above contains:
- the LOC107853632 gene encoding uncharacterized protein LOC107853632, yielding MLPYEMRIFSSSTFRQMFATVAIPVPPSTTNMSSPATSSSSILDLNHNQFIVPVDARRKSISASSSSFINTYRFNVSISRSFWNISYPSLITFRPISPVMECQDCRVKMEVDVPTSVAYKCYSDHDAIPEWMPFISSVKMVEDKPDLFRLLLKYKAFGQDL